Proteins from a genomic interval of Stenotrophomonas sp. 24(2023):
- a CDS encoding SDR family oxidoreductase, protein MATGPALPVDQRPAGAPILDFTGRRVLVAGGSKGIGRALALAFARAGARVSVCARGQAGLQALQADAQAQGTPLHTHATDLGDAAQIQAWLDAATATLGGIDVLVNNATGYGMADDEDGWAASLQIDLMAAVRASRLALPWLRASAGACILNLSSIAAQQPRPGAAPYAAAKAALSHYTTSQALALAPDRIRVNAIAPGSIAFDDGLWDRRRHDDPALYHGTLAKIPFGRFGTPEEIANAALFLCSPLAGWITGHVLNVDGGQVLMG, encoded by the coding sequence ATGGCCACCGGCCCGGCCCTGCCGGTGGATCAACGCCCCGCCGGGGCGCCGATCCTGGATTTCACCGGCCGCCGGGTACTGGTGGCCGGTGGCAGCAAGGGCATCGGCCGTGCGCTGGCGCTGGCATTTGCCCGCGCCGGCGCACGGGTGTCGGTGTGCGCACGCGGCCAGGCCGGCCTGCAGGCACTGCAGGCCGACGCACAGGCCCAGGGCACGCCCCTGCACACCCATGCCACCGATCTGGGGGATGCTGCGCAGATCCAGGCCTGGCTCGACGCGGCCACCGCCACGCTCGGCGGCATCGACGTGCTGGTCAACAACGCCACCGGCTATGGCATGGCCGACGATGAGGACGGCTGGGCGGCCAGCCTGCAGATCGACCTGATGGCCGCCGTGCGGGCCTCGCGGCTGGCCCTGCCGTGGCTGCGCGCCTCGGCCGGGGCCTGCATCCTCAACCTGTCCTCGATCGCCGCGCAGCAGCCGCGCCCCGGTGCCGCCCCGTACGCGGCGGCCAAGGCCGCGCTGTCCCACTACACCACCTCCCAGGCACTGGCATTGGCACCGGACCGGATCCGGGTCAATGCCATCGCCCCCGGCTCGATCGCATTCGATGACGGCCTGTGGGACCGTCGCCGCCACGACGACCCGGCGCTGTACCACGGCACCCTGGCGAAGATCCCCTTCGGGCGCTTCGGCACGCCGGAGGAAATCGCCAACGCTGCACTGTTCCTGTGCTCGCCGCTGGCCGGCTGGATCACCGGGCACGTTCTCAATGTGGATGGCGGCCAGGTGCTGATGGGCTGA
- a CDS encoding aldehyde dehydrogenase family protein, whose translation MSSQLLTALGLDAINAGTYLGNGEWSSATSGEVITPLNPTTGEAIAQVRATTQAEYETVIARAQEAFKVWRTTPAPRRGEAVRLCGEALRAHKDALGSLVALEMGKSKPEGDGEVQEMIDIADFAVGQSRMLYGYTMHSERPGHRMYEQYHPLGLIGIISAFNFPVAVWSWNAFLAAICGDICIWKPSNKTPLTAIASMRICNDALRAAGFPDIFFLVNDAGTALSETLVDDRRVPLISFTGSTQVGRTVNEKVARRLGRCLLELGGNNAIILDETADLKLAVPGIVFGAVGTAGQRCTTTRRLIVHRSIYADVLATLVKAYKQVEGKIGDPTDAANLMGPLNSDAAVQQFLDAIAQAKAAGGTIETGGTRIDRAGNFVLPAIVSGLKNSDAVVQHETFAPILYVMPYDSIDEAIDMQNGVPQGLSSSIFTQNLKTAEKFLSAAGSDCGIANINIGTSGAEIGGAFGGEKDTGGGRESGSDAWKVYMRRQTNTINYSDSLPLAQGIKFDL comes from the coding sequence ATGTCCTCTCAGCTGCTCACGGCCCTCGGCCTGGATGCGATCAACGCTGGCACTTACCTGGGCAACGGGGAATGGTCGAGCGCCACCAGCGGTGAGGTGATCACCCCGCTGAACCCGACCACCGGCGAAGCTATCGCCCAGGTCCGCGCCACTACCCAGGCCGAGTACGAGACCGTCATCGCCCGCGCGCAGGAAGCGTTCAAGGTCTGGCGCACCACCCCGGCCCCGCGCCGTGGCGAGGCCGTGCGCCTGTGCGGCGAAGCGCTGCGTGCGCACAAGGATGCGCTGGGTTCGCTGGTCGCGCTGGAAATGGGCAAGAGCAAGCCCGAAGGCGATGGCGAAGTGCAGGAAATGATCGACATTGCCGATTTCGCCGTGGGCCAGAGCCGCATGCTGTACGGCTACACGATGCATTCGGAGCGCCCCGGCCACCGCATGTACGAGCAGTACCACCCGCTGGGCCTGATCGGCATCATCTCGGCCTTCAACTTCCCGGTCGCGGTGTGGAGCTGGAACGCCTTCCTGGCCGCGATCTGTGGCGACATCTGCATCTGGAAGCCGTCCAACAAGACCCCGCTGACCGCCATCGCGTCCATGCGCATCTGCAACGACGCCCTGCGCGCGGCCGGCTTCCCGGACATCTTCTTCCTGGTCAACGATGCCGGCACCGCGCTGTCGGAAACGCTGGTCGATGACCGCCGCGTACCGCTGATCAGCTTCACCGGCTCGACCCAGGTCGGCCGTACCGTCAATGAAAAGGTCGCCCGCCGCCTGGGCCGCTGCCTGCTGGAACTGGGCGGCAACAACGCGATCATCCTGGATGAGACCGCTGACCTGAAGCTGGCCGTGCCGGGCATCGTGTTCGGTGCGGTCGGTACCGCCGGCCAGCGCTGCACCACCACCCGCCGCCTGATCGTGCACCGCTCGATCTACGCCGATGTGCTGGCGACCCTGGTCAAGGCCTACAAGCAGGTCGAGGGCAAGATCGGTGACCCGACCGACGCGGCCAACCTGATGGGCCCGCTGAACAGTGACGCGGCCGTGCAGCAGTTCCTCGATGCCATCGCCCAGGCCAAGGCGGCCGGCGGCACCATCGAAACCGGCGGCACCCGCATCGACCGCGCCGGCAATTTCGTCCTGCCGGCCATCGTCAGCGGCCTGAAGAACAGTGATGCCGTGGTCCAGCACGAGACCTTCGCGCCGATCCTCTATGTGATGCCGTACGACAGCATCGATGAGGCCATCGACATGCAGAACGGCGTGCCGCAGGGCCTGTCGTCCTCGATCTTCACCCAGAACCTGAAGACCGCCGAGAAGTTCCTCTCGGCTGCCGGCAGCGACTGCGGCATCGCCAACATCAACATCGGCACGTCCGGTGCGGAAATCGGCGGCGCGTTCGGTGGCGAGAAGGACACCGGCGGCGGCCGCGAGTCCGGCTCGGATGCGTGGAAGGTCTACATGCGCCGCCAGACCAACACCATCAACTACTCCGATTCGCTGCCGCTGGCCCAGGGCATCAAGTTCGACCTGTGA
- a CDS encoding undecaprenyl-phosphate glucose phosphotransferase, which translates to MLHGSVEEQPAPQSLPARRRVEARAALELALRIGDLLAIPAMAVLSHMLWYGSAAPDASQRVVFGAVILSAIVCFAIAPVYRQWRARSLLSDLWLLLMAWSVTFALFSVYAVLADVAGSVPGRWLFGWYLMGLVAMSGTRVLLRVQLHRLRSQGLDRERVVLVGLRAPALKLHRLLRGKPELGKEVVGYFHVQGDIAVRRDRDAPRPLGELADLPRYLDAHRGEFDQLWVSLPMGDATPIKDMLKQIERFPVPVRLIPDTTGLGVLNPGVHQVGDVPMIGVRQGLAEHNFRLFKRAEDLVVAGMAVLLLLPLLAILALGVKLSSPGPVLFRQRRHGLGGKEFWMLKFRSMRVHEEKSGQITQATRDDPRVTRFGAFLRRSSLDELPQFFNVLGGSMSVVGPRPHAVQHNNHYERVIERYMHRHYVKPGITGWAQVHGLRGETPDLRSMKKRVQYDIDYIRRWSPTLDVRIIVLTALKVLGQKSAY; encoded by the coding sequence GTGCTACATGGATCCGTAGAAGAACAGCCCGCACCGCAGTCGCTTCCGGCGCGCCGCCGGGTCGAGGCCAGGGCGGCGCTTGAACTGGCCCTGCGAATAGGGGACCTGCTGGCCATCCCTGCCATGGCCGTGCTTTCGCACATGCTCTGGTACGGCTCCGCAGCCCCCGATGCGTCGCAGCGGGTGGTGTTCGGCGCGGTCATTCTCAGCGCCATCGTCTGTTTCGCCATTGCTCCGGTCTACCGGCAGTGGCGTGCCCGCAGCCTGCTGTCCGATCTTTGGCTGCTGTTGATGGCCTGGTCGGTGACGTTCGCGCTGTTTTCCGTCTATGCCGTCCTTGCGGATGTGGCGGGCTCCGTCCCCGGGCGGTGGTTGTTCGGCTGGTACCTGATGGGACTGGTGGCGATGTCCGGTACGCGCGTGCTGCTGCGCGTGCAGCTGCACCGCCTGCGTTCGCAGGGCCTGGACCGGGAGCGCGTGGTCCTGGTCGGGCTGCGTGCCCCCGCGCTGAAGCTGCATCGCCTGCTGCGCGGCAAGCCAGAGCTGGGCAAGGAAGTCGTCGGCTACTTCCATGTGCAGGGCGACATCGCCGTGCGCCGTGACCGTGATGCGCCTCGTCCATTGGGGGAACTGGCGGATCTGCCCCGTTATCTGGACGCCCATCGTGGCGAATTCGATCAGCTGTGGGTGTCATTGCCGATGGGGGACGCGACCCCGATCAAGGACATGCTCAAGCAGATCGAGCGCTTCCCGGTGCCGGTACGGTTGATTCCCGACACCACCGGCCTGGGGGTGCTCAACCCCGGTGTGCACCAGGTGGGCGATGTGCCGATGATCGGCGTGCGCCAGGGGCTGGCCGAACACAACTTCCGCCTGTTCAAGCGGGCCGAGGATCTGGTGGTGGCTGGCATGGCCGTGCTGTTGCTGCTGCCGCTGCTGGCGATCCTGGCCCTGGGCGTCAAGCTCAGTTCGCCGGGGCCGGTGCTGTTCCGCCAGCGCCGCCATGGCCTGGGGGGCAAGGAATTCTGGATGCTCAAGTTCCGCTCCATGCGCGTGCATGAGGAAAAGAGCGGCCAGATCACCCAGGCCACCCGTGATGATCCGCGCGTGACCCGCTTCGGTGCGTTCCTGCGCCGTTCCAGCCTGGATGAACTGCCGCAGTTCTTCAACGTGCTTGGCGGCAGCATGTCCGTGGTCGGGCCGCGGCCGCATGCGGTACAGCACAACAACCACTATGAGCGCGTGATCGAGCGCTACATGCACCGGCATTACGTCAAGCCCGGCATCACCGGCTGGGCGCAGGTGCACGGCTTGCGCGGCGAAACGCCGGACCTGCGTTCGATGAAGAAGCGGGTGCAGTACGACATCGACTACATCCGCCGCTGGAGCCCGACGCTGGACGTGCGCATCATCGTGCTGACGGCACTGAAGGTGCTGGGGCAGAAATCGGCGTATTGA
- a CDS encoding low molecular weight protein-tyrosine-phosphatase, with the protein MFKNILVVCVGNICRSPSAEVMLREAVSAKGIQVSSAGLGALVDHRIDATAQQLLQEHGFDGGAHRARQISPALLSGADLVLTMERKHIHRIIAIAPEASGKTFLLGKWQGDREIPDPYRQQRQAFEHVHALMAEGVGSWVRYL; encoded by the coding sequence GTGTTCAAGAACATTCTTGTTGTATGTGTCGGCAACATCTGCCGCAGCCCGTCGGCGGAAGTGATGCTGCGCGAGGCGGTATCGGCAAAGGGCATCCAGGTGTCCTCGGCGGGTCTGGGGGCATTGGTCGATCACCGGATCGATGCAACCGCTCAGCAGCTGCTGCAGGAGCATGGCTTCGACGGGGGCGCGCACCGCGCACGGCAGATCAGTCCTGCACTGCTGTCGGGTGCGGACCTGGTGCTGACGATGGAGCGCAAGCACATCCATCGCATCATCGCGATCGCGCCGGAAGCGTCGGGAAAGACCTTCCTTCTGGGCAAGTGGCAGGGCGACCGTGAAATCCCCGATCCGTACCGCCAGCAGCGCCAGGCGTTCGAACACGTGCATGCCCTGATGGCTGAAGGGGTCGGCAGCTGGGTCCGCTATCTCTGA
- a CDS encoding YjbH domain-containing protein: protein MNPVFERAPRARPSRLAVTALALSLSSALHAQQAPPATASEWGGIGLLQTPTARMGEDGDLAFTASHNTNYSRYNLTLQPLPWVEATYRYINVTNLRYGHREVSGSQNYKDKSIDFKVRLWQESRWLPEMAFGVRDVGGTGFFASEYVVANKRFGPVDASLGLATGYIGNRGDFSNPLGALDKRFKDRRPIANSDIVNAGRFGVSNMFKGPVGIFGGITYQTPLDELLVKVEYDGNDYRREPRGFNAKQTSPINVGLVYVPNRNVEIAAAWERGQTAMFSLTLRGNPGHSPSAPKPFDPPPVRIAPPAGQDVASTGSGAAPASEAQPPDWPAIASQLRSNAGFRVERISRRGSELFVDGYQYRYLYPAKGLGRASRVLASTLGDEYDWYTLRTTRLGMPTADMSVNREAFEGFLEGRIDEDTLRRSTELEAAGTASRETLYEARNRPFGGGFNIGYRQNLGGPDGFILYQVAANYSGSLFFRPNLWLTGTVSADLFNNYDKFKYNAPSRLPRVRTDLRKYMVTSDIMMPNLQVNVAGRLGRDLYGIAYAGYLEWMYAGVGGELLYRPMGERWAVSANLNRVQQRDFDQHWGLRDYRITTGHATLYYSFDARERVIGSVSVGQYLAGDRGATIDIARVFNNGVTMGAYATKTNVSSRDFGEGSFDKGIYFSIPMDGILPRSTRGRAALNWNPLIRDGGAMLGRKYSLYSITGERDERFFYDNLRSIED, encoded by the coding sequence ATGAACCCTGTTTTCGAGCGCGCGCCCCGTGCGCGCCCGTCCCGGCTTGCTGTTACCGCGCTGGCCCTTTCCCTGTCCAGCGCCCTGCACGCGCAGCAGGCGCCACCGGCCACCGCCAGCGAATGGGGCGGCATCGGCCTGCTGCAGACGCCGACGGCACGCATGGGCGAAGACGGCGACCTGGCGTTCACCGCATCACACAACACGAACTACAGCCGCTACAACCTGACGCTGCAGCCGTTGCCGTGGGTTGAGGCCACCTATCGGTACATCAACGTCACCAACCTGCGCTACGGGCACCGCGAGGTCAGCGGCAGCCAGAACTACAAAGACAAGTCCATCGATTTCAAGGTGCGTCTCTGGCAGGAATCACGCTGGTTGCCGGAAATGGCATTCGGCGTGCGCGACGTGGGCGGCACCGGGTTCTTCGCCAGCGAATACGTGGTGGCCAACAAGCGGTTCGGGCCCGTGGATGCCTCACTGGGCCTGGCAACCGGCTACATCGGCAACCGCGGGGACTTCAGCAACCCGTTGGGCGCCCTGGACAAGCGCTTCAAGGACCGTCGCCCGATCGCCAACAGCGATATCGTCAACGCGGGGCGATTCGGCGTCAGCAATATGTTCAAGGGCCCGGTCGGCATCTTTGGCGGCATTACCTACCAGACGCCGCTGGACGAGCTGCTGGTCAAGGTCGAATACGACGGCAATGACTACAGGCGCGAACCACGCGGCTTCAATGCCAAGCAGACCAGCCCCATCAACGTCGGCCTGGTCTACGTGCCCAACCGCAATGTGGAAATCGCCGCCGCCTGGGAGCGCGGGCAGACGGCGATGTTCTCGCTGACGCTGCGTGGCAACCCGGGCCATTCGCCCTCTGCACCGAAGCCCTTCGATCCGCCCCCGGTCCGCATCGCACCGCCCGCCGGCCAGGACGTGGCCAGCACCGGGTCCGGCGCGGCCCCTGCGTCCGAAGCACAACCACCGGACTGGCCCGCCATCGCCAGCCAGCTGCGCAGCAATGCCGGCTTCCGTGTCGAGCGTATTTCCCGGCGCGGCAGCGAGTTGTTCGTCGATGGCTACCAGTACCGCTACCTGTACCCGGCCAAGGGTCTGGGCAGGGCAAGCCGCGTGCTGGCCAGCACGCTGGGCGACGAGTACGACTGGTATACGCTGCGCACGACGCGGCTGGGCATGCCCACCGCCGACATGTCCGTCAACCGCGAAGCCTTCGAAGGGTTCCTGGAAGGCCGGATCGACGAGGACACGCTGCGTCGCAGTACCGAACTGGAAGCCGCCGGCACCGCATCGCGCGAGACGCTTTACGAGGCACGGAACCGGCCCTTCGGCGGGGGGTTCAACATCGGGTACCGGCAGAACCTCGGCGGCCCCGATGGCTTCATCCTGTACCAGGTGGCCGCGAACTACTCCGGCAGCCTGTTCTTCAGGCCGAACCTGTGGCTGACCGGCACGGTCAGCGCGGACCTGTTCAACAACTACGACAAGTTCAAGTACAACGCACCCAGCCGCCTGCCGCGCGTGCGCACCGACCTGCGCAAGTACATGGTGACCTCGGACATCATGATGCCCAACCTGCAGGTCAACGTTGCCGGCCGCCTCGGACGCGACCTGTACGGCATCGCCTATGCCGGCTACCTGGAATGGATGTATGCCGGCGTGGGCGGCGAACTGCTGTACCGGCCGATGGGGGAACGCTGGGCCGTCAGCGCGAACCTCAACCGCGTGCAGCAGCGTGATTTCGACCAGCATTGGGGCCTGCGTGATTACCGCATCACCACCGGCCATGCCACGCTGTACTACAGCTTCGATGCCCGCGAACGCGTCATCGGCTCGGTATCCGTTGGCCAGTACCTGGCCGGGGACCGTGGCGCCACCATCGATATCGCCCGCGTGTTCAACAACGGCGTGACCATGGGCGCCTACGCCACCAAGACCAATGTGTCCTCGCGCGACTTCGGCGAAGGCAGCTTCGACAAGGGCATCTACTTCAGCATCCCGATGGATGGCATCCTGCCGCGCTCCACGCGCGGACGGGCCGCGCTGAACTGGAACCCGCTCATCCGCGACGGCGGCGCCATGCTGGGCCGCAAGTACAGCCTGTACAGCATCACCGGCGAGCGCGACGAGCGGTTCTTCTATGACAACCTTCGCTCGATCGAAGACTGA
- a CDS encoding capsule biosynthesis GfcC family protein, producing the protein MLLRFCGALAALWVPLLACAAPAAAPVARIEGAVHAPSATPITGQARLADLILQARPRGDAYLLGGSFQREQARAQQLRLRAGVAYDLEQLSKAEDAAVRSAAETLSQWLDEHPATGRIPQALSPRLMQAQPQQNPVLEAGDVLTIPTRPQTIHVMGAVGRPCTLPHAPQRDALDYLRDCPATPAADPSDLYVIQPDGRVQLLGIALWNRADPQSVAPGGTLFVPVRASALPSVDSAFNREFAAFIATQPVTP; encoded by the coding sequence ATGTTGTTGCGTTTCTGCGGCGCCCTCGCCGCATTGTGGGTTCCCCTGCTGGCGTGTGCGGCCCCGGCTGCCGCGCCCGTGGCCCGGATCGAGGGGGCCGTGCACGCGCCCTCGGCCACCCCCATCACCGGCCAGGCACGGCTGGCGGACCTGATCCTGCAGGCCCGCCCGCGCGGGGACGCCTACCTGCTCGGTGGCAGCTTCCAGCGCGAACAGGCGCGCGCGCAGCAGCTGCGCCTGCGCGCTGGTGTTGCCTACGATCTGGAACAGCTTTCCAAGGCGGAGGATGCCGCAGTGCGCAGCGCCGCCGAAACCCTGTCGCAGTGGCTTGACGAGCATCCGGCGACCGGACGCATCCCGCAGGCGCTGTCCCCCCGCCTGATGCAGGCCCAGCCGCAGCAGAACCCGGTACTTGAAGCCGGCGACGTGCTGACGATCCCCACCCGCCCGCAGACCATCCATGTCATGGGTGCGGTAGGCCGGCCCTGCACCCTGCCCCACGCGCCGCAGCGCGATGCCCTGGATTACCTGCGTGACTGCCCGGCGACGCCTGCGGCCGATCCCAGCGACCTGTACGTCATCCAGCCCGATGGCCGCGTGCAGCTGCTGGGTATCGCCCTGTGGAACCGCGCCGACCCGCAATCGGTCGCCCCTGGCGGAACCCTGTTCGTTCCCGTGCGCGCCTCCGCGCTGCCCTCCGTGGACAGCGCGTTCAACCGCGAATTTGCCGCGTTCATTGCAACCCAGCCGGTCACGCCCTGA
- a CDS encoding YjbF family lipoprotein, whose protein sequence is MDAARHPPRSPRARWAQGVVLVAMAMILSSCTTGSRSTLDTFRLVVHKPTRATPERVAANRFPQVQVHTPDIDALAVLGYVDGGRQQWYAGSHAIFELDAQGLLIGSSGLGRQLQARIVGPSPFTHLQQVNAPVTVQRRYDWVPAYQLDVAVTGTLTRHGTETIKILGRPQVLVRFEERLQGGGMRGTNVYWADARTGFIWKSRQFLAPGHAVDLLQLKPYQTAKD, encoded by the coding sequence ATGGATGCGGCCCGTCACCCGCCCCGCTCTCCCCGCGCCCGGTGGGCGCAGGGCGTGGTGCTGGTGGCCATGGCGATGATCCTCAGCAGCTGCACGACCGGCAGCCGCTCGACGCTGGACACCTTCCGCCTGGTGGTCCACAAGCCCACCCGGGCAACGCCTGAACGCGTGGCCGCCAACCGCTTTCCGCAGGTCCAGGTGCACACACCGGATATCGATGCGCTGGCCGTGCTCGGCTACGTGGATGGTGGCCGCCAGCAGTGGTACGCCGGCAGCCATGCCATCTTCGAGCTGGACGCGCAGGGCCTGCTGATCGGCAGCAGTGGCCTGGGCCGGCAGCTCCAGGCGCGGATCGTCGGCCCGTCCCCCTTCACGCACCTGCAGCAGGTCAACGCACCGGTAACCGTGCAGCGCCGCTACGACTGGGTGCCCGCCTACCAGCTGGATGTCGCCGTCACCGGCACCCTGACCCGCCACGGCACCGAGACCATCAAGATCCTCGGACGCCCGCAGGTGCTGGTGCGCTTCGAGGAGCGGTTGCAGGGCGGCGGGATGCGCGGGACCAACGTGTACTGGGCTGATGCCCGCACCGGCTTCATCTGGAAAAGCCGCCAGTTCCTGGCCCCGGGCCATGCTGTCGACCTCCTCCAGCTCAAGCCCTACCAGACGGCCAAGGACTGA
- a CDS encoding polysaccharide biosynthesis/export family protein, with the protein MNITSFRLVAAVAATLTLSGCMLAPGQNLRHSDVSLNHRSGGDGQLELLTITPKLIAMENASHGHKRLPDALFNYQPAPYHVGVGDILYVTVWDHPELTVPAGPQQQGTLAGRLVQSDGSMFYPYIGKVQASGKTPVEIREEISSRLARYVESPQVDVSVLTYGSQRVWVTGAAERSSPIALGTSPLTLADAISQAGLQSTQADLSGVRLSRDGQTYTINLETLATQFGGRQLFLKDGDSIFVPYLDRKEIFVVGEVNLPGAYSFRTGDVSLNQALGRARGLTQETSNGNAVYVIRGSTDLQSLPSVVYQLEARSPTAFAVGSQFRLQPGDVVFVGAAGVTRWNRFVNQLLPFTNILYTAARTGTEVRDN; encoded by the coding sequence ATGAACATCACGTCCTTCCGTCTTGTCGCTGCTGTTGCGGCGACCCTGACGCTGTCCGGCTGCATGCTCGCGCCGGGCCAGAACCTCCGCCACAGCGACGTATCGCTGAATCACCGCAGTGGTGGCGACGGCCAGCTGGAACTGCTGACCATCACGCCCAAGCTGATCGCGATGGAAAATGCATCGCACGGGCACAAGCGCCTGCCCGACGCGCTGTTCAACTACCAGCCTGCCCCGTACCACGTGGGCGTCGGTGACATCCTGTACGTGACGGTCTGGGACCACCCGGAGCTGACCGTACCGGCCGGGCCGCAGCAGCAGGGCACCCTGGCTGGCCGGCTCGTGCAGAGCGATGGCTCGATGTTCTATCCGTACATCGGCAAGGTCCAGGCAAGCGGCAAGACGCCCGTGGAGATCCGCGAGGAAATCAGCAGCCGGCTGGCCCGCTACGTCGAATCGCCGCAGGTGGACGTTTCCGTGCTGACCTACGGCAGCCAGCGCGTCTGGGTGACCGGTGCTGCCGAACGCTCGTCCCCCATCGCCCTGGGCACCTCGCCACTGACCCTGGCCGATGCGATCAGCCAGGCTGGCCTGCAGAGCACCCAGGCCGACTTGTCCGGCGTGCGCCTGAGCCGCGATGGCCAGACCTACACCATCAACCTGGAGACCCTGGCCACCCAGTTCGGCGGCCGCCAGCTGTTCCTGAAGGATGGTGACTCGATCTTCGTGCCGTACCTGGACCGGAAGGAAATCTTCGTTGTCGGCGAAGTCAACCTGCCCGGTGCCTACAGCTTCCGCACCGGTGATGTCTCGCTCAACCAGGCGCTGGGCCGCGCCCGTGGCCTGACCCAGGAAACCTCCAACGGCAACGCGGTCTACGTGATCCGTGGCAGCACCGATCTGCAGAGCCTGCCTTCGGTCGTGTACCAGCTGGAGGCCCGTTCGCCGACGGCATTCGCGGTAGGCAGCCAGTTCAGGCTGCAGCCCGGCGACGTGGTGTTCGTCGGCGCCGCCGGCGTGACGCGTTGGAACCGCTTCGTCAACCAGCTGCTGCCGTTCACCAACATCCTGTACACCGCCGCGCGCACCGGGACGGAAGTCAGGGACAACTGA
- a CDS encoding phosphatase PAP2 family protein: MHAVWPVLSSLGDSRFLLPMAIALMLLQPGARTPLHRRWRVAIGCAAGITVVTKLLFMGWGIGIKTLDFTGISGHAAMASSIYPVAAWLCAGGRSSRPGAWAMAGAVLAIAIGYSRLPIGAHSPAEVAAGLMLGLSAAALTLRRICPGPAIAGWKPLLAVFLAVLVPVAMQGVRTHELIGRLAMALSERDHALQRSPR; the protein is encoded by the coding sequence ATGCATGCCGTCTGGCCCGTGCTGTCCTCGCTGGGAGACAGCCGATTCCTGCTTCCAATGGCCATCGCACTGATGCTGCTGCAGCCCGGCGCGCGCACGCCGCTGCATCGGCGCTGGCGGGTGGCCATCGGCTGTGCCGCAGGCATCACCGTGGTGACCAAGCTCCTGTTCATGGGGTGGGGCATCGGGATCAAGACACTGGATTTCACCGGCATTTCCGGCCACGCGGCGATGGCCAGCAGCATCTATCCGGTAGCGGCCTGGCTCTGCGCAGGCGGGCGCTCCTCGCGCCCCGGGGCGTGGGCAATGGCTGGTGCCGTGCTGGCCATCGCCATCGGCTATTCGCGCCTGCCCATCGGCGCCCACTCACCGGCCGAAGTCGCCGCAGGGTTGATGCTCGGACTATCTGCAGCGGCATTGACACTGCGTCGCATCTGCCCCGGTCCCGCGATCGCCGGATGGAAGCCGCTGCTGGCGGTTTTCCTGGCCGTGCTGGTCCCCGTCGCGATGCAGGGGGTGCGCACGCATGAATTGATCGGGCGGCTTGCCATGGCCCTTTCCGAGCGGGATCACGCGTTGCAGCGCTCACCGCGATAA
- a CDS encoding response regulator, producing the protein MSDDPIRVLMVEDQSDLREMIGLALQDFGIDVETTADAHGAVALLQGDARFDVVFSDISMPNGMSGIELSEHVARDQPQARMILSSGYARSQLPPLPEHVEFLPKPYRLRQLVEMLTRG; encoded by the coding sequence ATGTCTGATGATCCGATCCGCGTGTTGATGGTGGAGGACCAGAGCGATCTGCGCGAGATGATCGGCCTGGCCCTGCAGGATTTCGGCATCGATGTGGAGACCACCGCCGATGCACACGGCGCGGTGGCCCTGCTGCAGGGCGATGCCCGCTTCGATGTGGTGTTCAGCGATATCAGCATGCCCAACGGCATGTCGGGCATTGAACTGAGCGAGCACGTCGCGCGCGACCAGCCGCAGGCGCGGATGATCCTGTCATCCGGCTATGCCCGTTCACAGCTGCCACCGCTGCCCGAGCATGTGGAATTCCTGCCCAAGCCCTACCGGCTGCGGCAACTGGTGGAGATGCTCACCCGCGGCTGA